The Pleuronectes platessa chromosome 23, fPlePla1.1, whole genome shotgun sequence genome contains a region encoding:
- the LOC128430643 gene encoding secretory phospholipase A2 receptor codes for MEGIFIGVLCLSGCLTFSTCLLHQYHFVSDAMNWTEAQSYCREKYTDLATIENTEEMKKLNDTVSDAGHSSKVWIGLYSHIDWKWSDGFNQSGAEYRNWDLVQPPDPNYRTLEDSDFVSVSTVKTWSEAQRHCREHYTDLATVTNDAENIKIQNLITPINLAWIGLYRDPEIYWSDGSNYSFSFWYQGVNLLGSMKVICGVADLEKGGQWRLFSCEERKPFVCYSVPTVKTVVKMRVKLEDSSLDLNDPVVKEHILKELQDRLKENGLSGVTLKWKEQADGKVFHKEEKGSDKKKKTEL; via the exons atgGAAGGGATCTTCATTGgtgtcttgtgtctctcag GGTGCCTCACCTTCTCCACATGCCTCCTCCATCAGTACCACTTTGTGTCTGATGCAATGAATTGGACTGAAGCTCAGAGCTACTGCAGAGAGAAGTACACAGACCTGGCCACTattgaaaacactgaagaaatgaagaaacttaaCGACACAGTTTCTGACGCTGGTCACAGCTCTAAGGTTTGGATTGGCCTGTACAGTCATATTGACTGGAAGTGGTCAGATGGGTTCAACCAGAGTGGAGCTGAATATAGGAACTGGGATCTTGTACAACCTCCTGACCCAAACTATC GAACATTAGAGGATTCTGACTTTGTGTCAGTGAGTACAGTAAAGACTTGGTCTGAGGCtcagaggcactgcagagaacactACACAGATCTGGCCACTGTGACAAACGACGCTGAGAACATCAAGATACAGAACTTGATAACACCTATCAATTTGGCATGGATCGGTTTGTACAGAGATCCTGAGATTTACTGGTCCGACGGGAGTAACTACTCATTCAGCTTTTGGTATCagggtgtaaacctacttggctcGATGAAAGTCATATGCGGTGTTGCAGATTTGGAGAAGGGAGGACAATGGAGGTTATTTtcctgtgaagaaagaaaaccattTGTCTGCTACAGCGTCCCaa CAGTGAAGACTGTGGTGAAGATGAGGGTGAAGCTAGAGGACTCCTCTTTGGACCTGAATGACCCTGTTGTGAAAGAACATATTCTGAAAGAG ctccAGGACAGATTGAAGGAGAACGGACTGAGTGGCGTCACCTTGAAGTGGAAAGAACAGGCTGATGGGAAAGTTTTCCACAAGGAGGAAAAAGGttctgacaagaaaaaaaaaactgagctttaA